In one Legionella clemsonensis genomic region, the following are encoded:
- the feoB gene encoding Fe(2+) transporter permease subunit FeoB, protein MTHILLIGNPNCGKTTLFNALTGANQRVGNWPGVTVEQKIGTYDFNNCTYQLTDLPGIYSLSSSSTSSQDERIAANALITLKTDVIVNVIDACHLERHLYLTSQILELNKPVIIVLNMMDIAIQRGIKIDVQDLEKQLGCPVLPIQAHKKIGLNALHDALGHLPAAARPLNMTLSREIENALVEIEQQLHPANITPSLVGYYARRILEGDTCLLGNKSVTLSITDNAVDLDIALADARYQKIHEIVLEVQKKQSDASEHFTAKLDRFILHRYVAIPLFLAMMYLMFLFAINIGGAFQDFFDITTDTIFVQGSAWLLQQLHMPNWLIALIANGAGKGINTTLTFIPVIAAMFFFLSLLEASGYMARAAFVVDRIMRALGLPGKSFVPMIVGFGCNVPAIMAARTLDSERDRLLTVMMSPFMSCSARLAIYAVFVAAFFPAGGQNVVFSLYLLGILMAVLTGFILRHTTLRGQASPLILELPAYHRPTLKRLLKETSWRLRHFVLRAGRLIIPVCIILGGLNAMTLDGGISTGEASSQSVLSLLGQWLTPLFAPMGLHQDNWPATVGLLTGMLAKEVVVGSLNSLYAQLGHLGQISVVHFDFWGSLSNAFWSIPQNLGELGSALFNPLVANAPDSEVSQSVYGMMVARFDGKAGAYAYLVFILLYVPCVSTMAVIRQEANHKYMWFSIVWSFIVAYVSAVLIYQLATYSAHPQQSLGWVSLILAVFFVLWVMMQRFSLGGEGAATNS, encoded by the coding sequence ATGACACATATTCTGCTCATTGGTAATCCAAACTGTGGGAAAACAACATTATTTAATGCCTTGACTGGGGCTAATCAGCGCGTCGGTAATTGGCCGGGTGTTACTGTAGAGCAGAAAATAGGGACTTATGATTTTAATAATTGCACTTATCAACTTACCGATTTACCGGGTATTTACTCATTAAGTTCCTCCAGCACGTCAAGCCAAGACGAGCGAATTGCTGCCAATGCCTTAATAACCTTAAAGACTGATGTCATTGTTAATGTGATAGATGCTTGCCACCTTGAGCGTCATCTTTATTTAACCAGCCAAATTTTGGAGTTAAACAAACCTGTCATTATTGTGTTAAATATGATGGATATTGCCATTCAGCGTGGGATAAAAATTGATGTTCAAGACTTGGAAAAACAATTGGGTTGTCCTGTTCTGCCAATTCAGGCTCATAAAAAAATAGGCCTAAATGCATTACATGACGCTCTTGGTCATCTACCTGCGGCAGCAAGGCCACTTAATATGACATTGTCGAGAGAAATAGAAAATGCTTTGGTAGAAATTGAACAACAGTTACACCCCGCAAACATTACTCCCTCCTTGGTTGGCTATTACGCACGCCGTATCCTGGAGGGTGACACTTGTTTGTTAGGGAATAAATCAGTCACCCTCTCAATCACTGATAACGCAGTTGATCTGGATATTGCTTTGGCCGATGCTCGCTATCAAAAAATTCATGAGATCGTTTTGGAAGTGCAAAAAAAACAGAGTGATGCCAGTGAGCATTTTACGGCGAAGCTTGATCGCTTTATTTTGCATCGCTATGTTGCTATCCCTCTATTCTTAGCCATGATGTACCTGATGTTTTTGTTTGCCATTAATATCGGCGGTGCCTTTCAGGATTTTTTTGATATTACTACGGATACTATTTTTGTTCAGGGGAGCGCCTGGCTACTACAGCAGCTGCACATGCCTAATTGGTTAATTGCGTTAATTGCAAATGGCGCAGGAAAAGGAATTAATACCACATTAACATTTATTCCTGTTATTGCTGCGATGTTCTTCTTTCTCTCCTTGCTGGAGGCTTCCGGTTATATGGCGCGCGCGGCTTTTGTCGTTGATAGGATTATGCGTGCCTTAGGTTTGCCGGGTAAATCCTTTGTCCCCATGATAGTCGGTTTTGGCTGTAATGTCCCTGCCATTATGGCGGCCCGTACTTTAGATTCTGAAAGAGATAGACTGTTAACGGTAATGATGAGTCCCTTTATGTCTTGCAGTGCGCGTCTGGCAATCTATGCGGTATTTGTCGCTGCTTTTTTCCCGGCTGGGGGACAGAATGTCGTGTTTTCGCTTTATCTGCTAGGTATTTTAATGGCGGTATTGACGGGATTTATTCTACGACACACAACGTTACGAGGCCAGGCCTCTCCTTTAATTCTTGAGTTACCAGCTTATCATAGACCAACGCTGAAGCGTTTACTTAAAGAGACTTCATGGCGATTAAGACATTTTGTACTTCGAGCGGGTCGTTTAATTATCCCTGTTTGTATAATCCTTGGCGGCTTAAATGCCATGACTCTTGATGGTGGTATTAGTACCGGAGAAGCCAGTAGCCAATCAGTCTTATCTTTGCTGGGGCAATGGCTAACCCCGTTGTTTGCGCCGATGGGATTACATCAAGACAATTGGCCGGCTACTGTAGGGTTACTAACGGGTATGTTGGCAAAAGAAGTAGTAGTTGGTTCTTTAAATTCGCTATATGCTCAACTCGGACATTTAGGACAAATTTCCGTAGTCCATTTTGATTTTTGGGGCTCACTATCAAACGCTTTTTGGTCTATTCCGCAAAATTTAGGTGAATTAGGTTCCGCTCTTTTCAATCCTTTGGTGGCCAATGCCCCTGATAGTGAAGTTTCCCAATCGGTTTATGGGATGATGGTAGCGCGCTTTGATGGTAAAGCAGGGGCTTATGCTTATCTGGTATTTATTTTACTTTATGTGCCTTGTGTTTCTACCATGGCGGTTATTCGCCAGGAGGCCAATCACAAATACATGTGGTTTTCTATAGTCTGGTCGTTTATTGTCGCTTATGTGAGTGCTGTTTTAATTTATCAGTTGGCTACTTATAGTGCTCATCCACAACAATCATTAGGATGGGTTTCACTGATTTTGGCAGTATTTTTTGTTCTATGGGTAATGATGCAACGATTCTCTTTGGGAGGCGAAGGTGCTGCTACAAATTCGTGA
- the sdhC gene encoding succinate dehydrogenase, cytochrome b556 subunit, whose translation MNQKRPINLDLGTMKFPPMAIASILHRISGVVLFLLMPAMLYFLALSLQSENSFIELQQKLAHPFHKLVLWAFGAALVYHLLAGIRHLLMDLGYGEQLKSGRRSAIIVIVLSIILTLLLGIWIW comes from the coding sequence GTGAATCAAAAAAGACCAATAAATCTTGATTTGGGAACAATGAAATTTCCCCCCATGGCCATTGCTTCGATTTTGCATCGAATCTCAGGTGTTGTCCTGTTCTTGTTAATGCCTGCGATGCTTTATTTTCTGGCGTTGTCACTTCAGAGTGAAAATTCTTTTATAGAATTGCAACAAAAGCTCGCTCATCCCTTTCACAAACTTGTATTGTGGGCATTCGGTGCCGCACTTGTCTATCATCTGTTAGCAGGTATTCGCCATTTACTTATGGATTTAGGCTATGGGGAACAACTTAAATCGGGCCGCCGCAGTGCTATTATCGTGATTGTTTTGTCAATAATATTGACTCTTCTTCTAGGAATCTGGATATGGTAA
- a CDS encoding protein kinase domain-containing protein, producing MGDIQNNKEGSSPRLFPVVQRDGSILYFFSDFSEMLGQGSSADVYKGYQCDLKISQKITSPSSIGREDVIVQENSPVAIKIYKPGHAPSPYRIIERASSLIEVEGRAVLIMKFIDGFHINPDSDDNPQLKHLTFFQAVDTIWQLIIALNQLHYNNTSGPSVVHGDIKGTNLKIKLLKEGASDKGSVKVKIEVFYLDDDYSKPILAMPQIIQGTPEHFAQEILDGHYSEASDFYALGPLLLSILGAKNPFKDILAFRDANPFIDFRLLVRHYAEIGYNTEGLFSHFTHDKPNAFICQLLKDFVLKMVAREKEQRPAPDAVLEFFTALRQWCLFSERNEETNFYLLRMMIAANHSLWLRDKTMQQLFFSLDENLQHRLIGLMTVEEKHQLYKLGNANNAVLNDLVKLCLRPLTETRQSSLFFTPVLTQKALKWLLLCFEKRNWQAFFSPQQFELRETLNSVPHEIAPLVKTIVEQLTKEKLQTQVLENFPVLSDQSYNYL from the coding sequence ATGGGAGACATTCAAAATAATAAGGAAGGGAGTTCTCCTCGTCTTTTTCCTGTCGTTCAACGAGATGGAAGCATTCTTTATTTTTTTAGTGATTTTTCAGAGATGCTGGGGCAAGGTTCGTCAGCAGACGTATACAAAGGTTATCAGTGTGACCTGAAAATATCGCAAAAGATAACCAGTCCTTCATCCATTGGCAGAGAGGATGTCATTGTTCAGGAGAATAGTCCTGTCGCTATTAAAATTTACAAACCCGGTCACGCCCCATCTCCTTATCGAATTATAGAGCGTGCTTCTTCACTTATTGAAGTAGAAGGCAGAGCAGTATTAATTATGAAATTTATTGATGGCTTTCATATTAATCCTGACAGTGATGATAACCCACAACTTAAACATTTAACCTTTTTCCAGGCGGTTGATACTATATGGCAACTGATCATTGCCTTAAATCAATTGCATTATAACAATACAAGCGGCCCTTCTGTTGTTCATGGTGATATTAAAGGAACAAATTTAAAAATTAAATTATTAAAAGAGGGGGCATCGGACAAGGGTTCTGTTAAAGTAAAAATTGAGGTTTTCTATCTTGATGATGACTACAGCAAGCCTATACTTGCTATGCCACAAATAATTCAAGGAACTCCTGAACATTTTGCGCAGGAAATCCTTGACGGCCACTATTCTGAAGCCAGTGATTTTTATGCTTTGGGTCCCCTTTTGTTAAGTATTTTGGGAGCCAAAAACCCTTTCAAGGACATCCTAGCCTTTCGGGATGCTAACCCTTTTATCGATTTCAGACTTCTAGTAAGGCATTATGCAGAGATAGGCTACAATACCGAAGGATTATTTAGTCATTTTACCCACGATAAACCCAATGCTTTTATTTGCCAGTTACTGAAAGATTTCGTCCTGAAGATGGTTGCCAGAGAAAAAGAACAGCGACCAGCGCCTGATGCGGTATTAGAATTTTTTACGGCATTGCGGCAATGGTGTTTATTTAGTGAAAGAAATGAAGAAACAAATTTCTATTTGTTACGCATGATGATTGCTGCTAATCACTCGCTTTGGTTGCGTGATAAAACGATGCAACAATTATTTTTCTCACTGGACGAAAATTTGCAACATCGCTTGATTGGTTTGATGACTGTAGAAGAAAAGCATCAACTTTACAAGCTGGGTAACGCGAATAACGCTGTACTTAATGATTTGGTAAAACTTTGTTTACGACCACTCACTGAAACTCGACAAAGCTCCTTGTTTTTTACCCCAGTATTAACACAAAAAGCATTAAAATGGTTACTTCTGTGTTTTGAAAAAAGGAATTGGCAAGCATTTTTTTCACCGCAGCAATTTGAGCTAAGAGAAACACTTAATTCTGTGCCTCATGAAATAGCACCTTTGGTTAAGACCATTGTGGAGCAACTAACCAAGGAAAAATTACAGACACAAGTTTTAGAGAATTTTCCTGTTTTGTCTGATCAATCCTATAACTACTTATAA
- a CDS encoding EAL and HDOD domain-containing protein has product MLIKRTIYNQRLECAGIEIIANKQAKEHSELFEHFATIQRNTAKYLPLFIPYALRFLIEKAESPIEQPIVLKLHAGDINHSCPREELESSPHRLALLIDSPQQLAWLNFAEYIALSEHLMTAANVSKVVKYSQERQRKVIAYDLSHPNSFERSKAMGMDFYCGDFLFHPQAPEKTEIAANKLNLLELITKLQEQDINMEMVIELIQTDPMLSYQLLKVANSVAFSGYQDIESIQQAVVRLGICNLKNWVMVLSMTNVSNKPLEIVESGLIRAHMAQKLAETQPDLCAQSAYTAGLLSVLDSLMDSPLENLIDKITLANDIKLALLSRKGPFGKILDIVIAYEEGHWENLTETEYFGLDLSTVYIECLEQVSLGTKAMSGQK; this is encoded by the coding sequence ATGCTGATTAAGCGCACTATCTACAATCAACGATTGGAATGTGCCGGCATTGAAATTATTGCTAACAAACAAGCAAAGGAACATAGTGAACTTTTTGAGCATTTTGCAACCATTCAACGAAATACCGCAAAATATCTTCCCTTATTCATTCCCTATGCACTTCGATTTTTAATTGAAAAAGCAGAATCTCCCATCGAGCAGCCTATTGTCCTCAAACTTCATGCGGGCGATATTAATCATAGCTGCCCACGTGAAGAGTTAGAATCCTCCCCGCATCGTCTGGCTTTATTAATTGATAGTCCACAGCAGCTCGCATGGTTAAATTTTGCAGAGTACATTGCTTTAAGTGAACATTTAATGACAGCAGCCAACGTTTCCAAAGTCGTCAAATACAGTCAGGAGAGACAGCGAAAAGTAATTGCTTATGATCTCAGTCATCCCAATAGCTTTGAACGTTCCAAAGCAATGGGGATGGATTTTTATTGCGGCGATTTTCTTTTCCATCCACAAGCACCTGAAAAGACAGAGATTGCAGCGAATAAATTAAATTTGCTGGAACTAATCACAAAATTGCAAGAACAAGACATTAACATGGAGATGGTCATTGAACTGATTCAAACCGATCCCATGCTAAGTTATCAATTACTTAAAGTAGCCAATTCCGTTGCTTTTTCTGGATATCAAGACATTGAATCTATCCAGCAAGCCGTTGTACGGCTAGGTATTTGTAACTTAAAAAACTGGGTGATGGTGTTATCTATGACCAATGTCTCCAATAAACCGCTGGAGATAGTTGAATCGGGTTTAATTCGCGCCCATATGGCACAAAAGTTGGCTGAGACCCAACCTGATCTTTGTGCGCAAAGTGCTTATACAGCTGGGTTACTTTCAGTGTTAGACAGTCTAATGGACAGTCCTTTGGAAAATTTGATTGACAAAATTACCCTGGCAAACGACATTAAACTAGCCTTACTATCTCGGAAAGGGCCTTTTGGCAAAATTCTTGATATTGTTATTGCTTATGAGGAAGGACACTGGGAAAATTTGACGGAGACAGAATACTTTGGGCTGGACTTAAGTACAGTCTATATTGAGTGTCTGGAACAGGTTTCTTTAGGAACAAAAGCCATGAGCGGACAAAAATAG
- a CDS encoding alpha/beta hydrolase, producing MLLSEKLQCAGDHPFIFTGAAGRMEGILTVPASIKDSFIAFLGHPHSLQGGTMNNKVVTTLARAFKELGIPSIRFNFRGVGQSEGTYDHGVGESEDLLQLVNQWQQERAASRILFAGFSFGSYVAYRAASLCQHELLITIAPPVHHYDYHEFQPSPHPWIIVQGDEDDVVPIALVENFATNETPPLSMIQFSETGHFFHGKLLELKAAIIDAVRAQVPTL from the coding sequence ATGTTGTTATCCGAAAAATTGCAGTGTGCTGGTGATCATCCTTTTATCTTTACAGGTGCTGCTGGTCGTATGGAGGGTATATTAACCGTTCCTGCATCAATAAAAGACTCATTTATTGCCTTTTTAGGACATCCACATTCGCTGCAGGGTGGGACGATGAATAATAAAGTAGTCACCACACTGGCAAGAGCATTTAAAGAACTTGGTATTCCCAGTATTCGCTTTAATTTTCGCGGCGTAGGTCAATCAGAGGGAACTTATGATCATGGGGTGGGTGAAAGTGAAGACCTGTTGCAATTGGTAAATCAGTGGCAGCAGGAAAGAGCAGCATCGCGTATTCTATTTGCAGGTTTTTCATTTGGTTCTTATGTCGCCTACCGGGCCGCATCCCTATGCCAGCATGAGTTACTAATTACTATTGCGCCACCAGTGCATCATTACGACTATCATGAGTTTCAACCTTCGCCTCATCCTTGGATAATTGTGCAAGGGGATGAAGATGATGTGGTGCCAATAGCCTTGGTGGAAAACTTTGCAACCAATGAAACACCACCGCTATCGATGATTCAGTTTTCAGAAACAGGGCATTTTTTTCATGGAAAATTGTTAGAGCTTAAGGCTGCTATTATTGATGCAGTTCGCGCACAGGTGCCGACGCTATGA
- a CDS encoding FeoC-like transcriptional regulator, with protein sequence MLLQIREFIQRKKTVSNQQIAREFRLDLDTLQPMLEIWLRKGIIACCQEKAPCQTRCFKCKIQPVVYYQYNSGEK encoded by the coding sequence GTGCTGCTACAAATTCGTGAGTTTATACAACGAAAAAAAACTGTTAGTAATCAGCAAATCGCGCGCGAATTCAGACTGGATCTGGACACTCTGCAACCTATGCTGGAGATTTGGCTTCGTAAAGGTATAATCGCTTGCTGTCAGGAGAAAGCGCCCTGTCAAACACGTTGTTTTAAATGCAAGATTCAGCCAGTAGTGTATTATCAATACAATTCTGGTGAAAAATAA
- a CDS encoding rhodanese-like domain-containing protein: MKFPVRWPDLLTWRIKNDHKKIDAATLKTWLEKKEALLVDVRDPEEHAAENIPGAISMPLNVLSTETLPDTENKKLVFHCKAGKRSLSACEKLVAANPNLEVFTLEGGISAWNQAGYPVNRQ; this comes from the coding sequence ATGAAATTTCCTGTTCGCTGGCCTGATTTATTGACATGGAGAATTAAAAATGACCATAAAAAAATTGATGCGGCTACTTTAAAGACTTGGCTTGAAAAAAAAGAAGCATTACTCGTTGATGTCCGTGATCCGGAAGAGCATGCTGCTGAAAATATTCCAGGTGCGATTTCTATGCCATTGAATGTGCTTTCAACAGAAACGTTACCTGATACTGAGAATAAAAAGCTTGTTTTTCATTGTAAAGCTGGAAAACGTAGCTTAAGTGCTTGCGAAAAGCTGGTAGCTGCCAATCCCAATCTTGAAGTTTTTACTTTGGAGGGTGGTATTAGTGCCTGGAACCAAGCAGGATATCCCGTCAATCGACAATAA
- the panC gene encoding pantoate--beta-alanine ligase yields the protein MQIFHDMKEWLAFRRSLSPHLSLGFVPTMGNLHAGHASLFEKSKQENHYTIASIFVNPTQFNRTEDFTHYPRTLENDFSLLKELQVDHCLIPTEKAMYQDNYRFQIQETELCQLMEGKHRPGHFTGVLTVVMKLLNLVKPHFAYFGEKDYQQYLLIREMVDAFFMEIEIEACPTIREKSGLAFSSRNNRLTAQQRLEAETFASIFHQHKSCELIAEELKQKNIEVEYLEEYQGRRYVAVTIGTIRLIDNYLLSI from the coding sequence ATGCAAATTTTTCACGATATGAAGGAATGGTTAGCCTTTCGCCGTTCACTATCTCCCCATTTATCCCTGGGCTTTGTGCCAACCATGGGAAATTTACATGCCGGCCATGCTTCTTTATTTGAAAAAAGCAAACAAGAGAATCACTATACCATTGCCAGTATTTTTGTGAATCCCACTCAATTTAATCGTACTGAGGATTTTACCCATTACCCACGAACGCTAGAGAATGATTTTAGCCTCCTAAAAGAATTGCAGGTTGACCATTGTCTGATTCCTACAGAAAAAGCCATGTATCAAGATAACTATCGCTTTCAAATCCAGGAAACTGAACTCTGTCAGTTGATGGAAGGAAAGCATCGCCCGGGACATTTTACAGGCGTTCTTACTGTTGTTATGAAACTGCTTAATTTAGTGAAGCCACATTTTGCATACTTCGGTGAAAAAGATTATCAACAATATCTATTGATTCGAGAAATGGTCGATGCCTTTTTCATGGAGATTGAGATTGAGGCTTGCCCCACCATTCGGGAAAAAAGTGGTCTAGCCTTTAGCTCTCGTAATAATCGCTTAACTGCACAGCAACGACTGGAAGCTGAAACCTTTGCCAGTATTTTCCATCAACATAAATCTTGTGAACTCATTGCAGAGGAATTAAAGCAAAAAAATATTGAGGTAGAATACCTTGAGGAATATCAGGGTCGACGTTACGTTGCTGTGACCATTGGCACTATTCGGCTTATTGATAATTATTTACTATCAATTTAA
- the zapE gene encoding cell division protein ZapE, with translation MTLIKRYEEIIASGEIEDDPIQRTVLASMQRVCDELRLPRRSWFNWLQKLPQPIGLYLYGPVGVGKTFLMDLFYEQVEEQHKARIHFHHFMQQVDGQLRHLQGQKDPLRRIATELAKTIRLLCFDEFLVHDVADAMILAELLRALFAQGIVLVATSNTQPDDLYLNGIRRERFLPAIALIKTHCEVLCLGEKRDYRLGRESLRTAYLYPLNAATEASLIEQFMAISKTVKNRESLSVQKRNIPFIKCSETAVWFDFNVICNLPRSQLDYLEIAERFDTVFVSNIPQLTANDTIHAILLMHFIDVMYDRGIRVVMSADVPIEQLYIEGEMSQSFKRTRSRLQEMQSVDYLQRHPRRVVQNLI, from the coding sequence ATGACCTTAATAAAGCGCTATGAAGAGATTATTGCTTCAGGTGAGATTGAAGATGACCCTATACAGCGAACCGTGTTGGCATCAATGCAGCGTGTGTGTGACGAATTACGGCTCCCTCGTCGTTCCTGGTTCAATTGGTTACAAAAATTGCCACAACCCATAGGGCTCTATCTCTATGGTCCTGTCGGGGTTGGAAAAACTTTTTTAATGGATTTATTTTATGAACAGGTTGAGGAGCAGCACAAAGCACGCATTCATTTTCATCACTTTATGCAGCAAGTTGATGGGCAGTTGCGCCATTTACAAGGTCAAAAAGATCCCTTACGTCGCATCGCGACAGAGCTAGCAAAAACAATTCGTTTGCTATGTTTTGATGAATTTTTAGTTCACGATGTAGCTGATGCCATGATACTGGCGGAATTGCTACGCGCCTTATTTGCTCAAGGGATTGTTTTAGTGGCGACTTCAAACACCCAACCTGATGATCTCTATTTAAATGGGATCCGGCGAGAGCGATTTTTACCTGCGATTGCACTTATAAAGACCCATTGTGAAGTACTTTGTTTAGGCGAAAAGCGCGATTATCGCTTGGGAAGAGAATCATTACGTACTGCTTATTTGTATCCTTTAAATGCAGCGACGGAAGCGAGTTTAATCGAGCAGTTTATGGCGATATCAAAGACCGTGAAAAATAGAGAGAGCCTATCCGTCCAAAAGCGCAATATCCCCTTTATAAAATGCAGTGAAACAGCGGTTTGGTTTGATTTTAATGTGATTTGTAATCTACCACGTAGCCAGCTTGATTATTTGGAAATTGCTGAGCGTTTTGATACGGTATTTGTTAGTAATATTCCGCAACTTACTGCTAATGACACGATCCATGCCATTTTGCTAATGCATTTTATTGATGTGATGTATGACCGCGGAATTCGCGTTGTCATGTCGGCTGACGTCCCGATTGAGCAGCTGTATATTGAAGGTGAAATGAGCCAATCCTTTAAAAGAACACGCAGTCGTTTACAAGAAATGCAATCAGTGGATTATTTGCAAAGACACCCACGCCGTGTGGTGCAAAATTTGATTTAA
- a CDS encoding FeoA family protein, translated as MRITELVKGDRVRLIDFGLTDVQYRRRLLSLGITRGIEISVVRVAPLGCPVQVEVRGTSLTLRKEEAAELIWERL; from the coding sequence ATGCGTATTACCGAGCTTGTAAAAGGTGACCGTGTTCGCCTGATTGATTTTGGTCTTACTGATGTGCAATACAGAAGGCGTTTACTCTCTTTGGGAATAACTCGAGGAATAGAAATTTCAGTGGTTAGAGTAGCGCCTTTGGGTTGTCCTGTACAGGTTGAAGTTCGGGGTACCTCTTTAACATTGCGCAAAGAAGAAGCGGCGGAATTGATTTGGGAGCGCCTATGA
- a CDS encoding RDD family protein, translating to MLFRYIAAQIYDSFILTALSFGFTAICLLTTHGMAIAPATKWYQYSLLTLFIGYYLTSIRHGGQTIGMRAWRLQLISDNGKLNWWQAAGRLILVLPALAGGLLRFRNPQQLLYRWTKTRLQLISL from the coding sequence ATGTTATTCCGATATATTGCTGCACAAATTTATGATAGCTTTATCCTTACTGCCTTATCTTTTGGCTTTACCGCCATTTGCCTTTTAACGACTCATGGCATGGCGATTGCGCCAGCAACAAAGTGGTATCAATACAGTCTGTTGACACTCTTTATTGGTTATTATTTAACTTCTATTAGGCATGGAGGCCAGACCATCGGAATGCGAGCCTGGCGCTTACAGCTCATTTCTGACAATGGCAAGCTAAATTGGTGGCAAGCTGCAGGACGTTTAATTTTAGTCTTACCAGCACTGGCAGGTGGTTTACTTCGTTTTCGTAATCCTCAACAGCTCCTTTATCGTTGGACAAAAACGCGGTTGCAATTGATTTCTTTATAA
- the panB gene encoding 3-methyl-2-oxobutanoate hydroxymethyltransferase: protein MKIHDFKRKKQQQSKISMITCYDYPSARIVAESHIDCILVGDSVAMAVHGYDTTVMATMEMMTLHTKAVARGLGQQFLISDLPFLGHRISKAETIKNVRQLLQAGAHAIKIEGADADTCETIAYLVNAGVPVIGHIGLTPQSIHQLGGYKVQGKNEEQALALMEQAIQLEACGCFAVVIECVPQQLATTITQRLTIPTIGIGAGAGTDGQVLVWHDLLGLQTEFKPRFLKQYAQTKDIILAALNDYAQQVQQSQFPAAEHAF from the coding sequence ATGAAAATTCACGATTTTAAACGTAAAAAGCAGCAACAATCCAAGATTAGCATGATTACTTGCTATGATTATCCTTCCGCACGTATTGTCGCTGAATCCCATATTGATTGTATTCTCGTAGGTGACTCTGTTGCCATGGCTGTACATGGCTATGACACTACGGTTATGGCCACTATGGAAATGATGACTCTCCACACGAAAGCAGTTGCTCGCGGACTTGGACAGCAATTTTTAATCAGTGATTTACCTTTTTTAGGACATCGTATCTCTAAAGCGGAAACGATTAAAAATGTTAGACAGTTATTGCAGGCAGGTGCACATGCAATAAAAATTGAAGGGGCAGATGCAGATACTTGTGAAACCATTGCTTATTTGGTTAACGCCGGAGTCCCTGTAATAGGTCATATTGGTTTAACACCACAATCCATTCATCAACTTGGCGGTTATAAGGTTCAGGGTAAAAATGAGGAACAAGCTCTTGCACTAATGGAGCAGGCAATTCAATTAGAGGCCTGTGGTTGTTTTGCAGTTGTTATTGAATGTGTGCCACAACAATTGGCAACTACCATTACGCAACGACTCACTATTCCCACAATTGGTATTGGTGCGGGTGCGGGTACTGATGGCCAAGTTTTGGTTTGGCATGATCTTTTAGGGTTACAAACTGAATTTAAACCACGATTCTTAAAGCAATACGCCCAAACCAAAGACATCATATTAGCAGCGCTCAATGATTATGCCCAACAAGTACAGCAATCGCAGTTCCCTGCTGCCGAACATGCATTTTAG
- a CDS encoding virulence factor — MATELSSEEYAKLAEEGRKILEESESDPVVLIEQVYQLWWRWSNFELFIVTPTIHAIAPPVVINPELIPGTNEFEFVYAIHDHGFKLTTSKSTEMYMAGMSNCKLYYTIEKMIYLLVERLKSGGISQETEVQVAFGGHELAQRKAFESIINLNYNVVVTNFDPGAWGERYLQSVKRLADKGYGYPSEAPRESFRQPHAHAPGLSR; from the coding sequence ATGGCAACAGAATTATCCTCAGAAGAGTATGCCAAACTAGCAGAAGAAGGTCGAAAGATTTTGGAGGAGAGTGAATCTGATCCTGTTGTATTGATTGAGCAAGTCTACCAGCTATGGTGGAGATGGTCTAATTTTGAGCTTTTTATTGTTACTCCTACTATTCATGCAATAGCCCCCCCCGTAGTTATTAATCCTGAGTTAATACCGGGCACTAATGAATTTGAATTTGTCTATGCAATTCATGATCACGGTTTTAAGTTAACCACTTCAAAAAGTACTGAGATGTATATGGCTGGCATGTCTAACTGCAAGCTGTACTATACCATTGAAAAGATGATTTATTTACTGGTGGAGCGCTTAAAGAGTGGTGGGATTAGTCAGGAAACGGAAGTGCAAGTTGCTTTTGGTGGTCATGAATTGGCACAACGTAAGGCGTTTGAGTCAATTATTAACTTAAACTACAACGTTGTCGTTACTAACTTTGATCCAGGTGCTTGGGGGGAACGTTACTTGCAGTCTGTAAAACGTCTTGCAGATAAAGGCTATGGTTATCCCTCAGAGGCTCCTCGAGAAAGCTTTCGTCAACCTCATGCGCATGCGCCAGGTTTATCGCGCTAA